In one window of Leptospira sp. WS92.C1 DNA:
- a CDS encoding TRL-like family protein, translated as MQNISIKTCFILFITLITIENCLYTNVKTPGWFYSQSYADVRGMEPVGKLSGQSCGEGWLWLVYTGDESYEAAVQNAIQDKADLLFDVQTDYYVKSLLFNLYFYKCTRVSGIGVKLPQRLMKKE; from the coding sequence ATGCAGAACATATCCATCAAAACTTGTTTCATTCTTTTTATTACATTGATTACGATTGAAAATTGTCTTTACACAAATGTAAAAACTCCGGGTTGGTTCTACTCACAAAGTTATGCGGATGTCCGCGGCATGGAACCTGTGGGAAAACTCTCTGGACAATCCTGCGGAGAAGGTTGGCTGTGGCTAGTATATACGGGAGATGAAAGTTATGAAGCCGCGGTTCAAAACGCAATCCAAGATAAGGCGGATCTACTTTTCGACGTTCAAACAGACTATTATGTAAAATCACTTTTATTCAATCTATACTTTTATAAATGTACGCGTGTAAGTGGAATCGGCGTCAAACTTCCGCAGAGATTGATGAAAAAAGAATAA
- a CDS encoding DUF423 domain-containing protein: MTGKQKTILVFSALCGFFGVALGAFGAHALKTIISPELLVIYETGNRYHLIHSIPPLILALTGFVNTAKFAWIASILFLAGILIFSGSLYLLALTGVKILGAITPIGGIAFLTAWLLLGLSVIQTKTN, encoded by the coding sequence ATGACAGGAAAACAAAAAACGATTCTGGTTTTTTCGGCTCTTTGCGGATTTTTCGGTGTTGCGTTAGGCGCTTTTGGGGCTCACGCACTCAAAACAATCATCAGTCCCGAACTACTCGTAATCTATGAAACCGGAAATCGATATCATTTGATTCACAGTATTCCGCCTTTGATCTTAGCTCTCACCGGATTTGTAAATACGGCTAAATTTGCTTGGATCGCTTCGATTCTGTTTCTTGCGGGAATTTTAATTTTCTCAGGATCGCTGTATTTGCTGGCGTTGACTGGAGTGAAAATTTTAGGTGCGATCACTCCGATCGGAGGAATCGCATTTTTAACGGCCTGGCTTTTGCTTGGATTGTCGGTAATCCAAACAAAAACAAACTAA
- a CDS encoding carboxypeptidase M32: MGRVLVNLKEEFLLSNDMKEYENLFTDSIRTELKSFAEYRAAYREICTLKNILNVLHWDSEITLPEDGRDERGNQIGFLSGLIHSKYAGEKFYNLAQRAREENEQKLLPGQAERKVELEKLFRDLDRSRCLSQELVEEFSVTTSKAHSIWAKARKENRFSDFAPILSKIVELSKKQTECYGYQTEAYDALLEGYEPGERAENLENLFFNLKNSLKPLVARGKKVLNPFSKEIPISLQRKLGEHLPEILGLSPKMSRLDASEHPFSTSLGGKDKRITTRYDLKDPLSSIFSILHETGHSLYEAGISEIQGGPSSLHDSVSLGVHESQSRLWENQVGRSREFWEMYYPIFLNTLELKESELSFTKLFSYINQSSPSLIRVEADQITYNLHIILRFEIERALINGKIQVSELPDLWNSKMKEMFDIEVPGDREGILQDVHWSGGAFGYFPTYTLGNIYSAQLYQAFSNENPNFKTQVVEKKDFSSLLSWLRKNVHWKGKFYSAEDLIRSATDSSPDSSHLVNYLEKKLIELESMNHGR, encoded by the coding sequence GTGGGTAGGGTACTTGTCAATCTAAAAGAAGAATTTTTACTATCCAATGATATGAAAGAGTATGAGAACCTTTTTACCGATTCGATTCGGACTGAACTAAAATCTTTTGCGGAATACAGAGCAGCTTATCGGGAGATTTGCACGCTCAAAAATATTCTGAATGTGCTACATTGGGATTCGGAAATTACTTTGCCCGAGGACGGTAGGGACGAAAGAGGAAATCAAATCGGTTTTCTTTCCGGCTTGATTCATTCAAAATATGCCGGTGAAAAATTCTACAATCTCGCGCAAAGGGCGAGAGAAGAGAATGAGCAAAAATTGCTTCCGGGACAAGCTGAAAGAAAAGTCGAATTGGAAAAACTTTTCAGGGACTTGGATCGGTCCCGTTGTCTTTCGCAAGAACTTGTCGAAGAATTTTCAGTTACCACGAGTAAGGCACACTCTATTTGGGCAAAAGCAAGAAAGGAAAATCGATTTTCGGACTTTGCTCCGATTCTTTCCAAGATTGTTGAACTTTCTAAAAAACAAACCGAATGTTACGGCTATCAAACCGAAGCATACGATGCCTTACTAGAAGGTTATGAACCGGGTGAAAGAGCGGAGAATTTAGAAAATCTGTTTTTCAATTTAAAAAATTCTCTAAAACCTCTTGTAGCCAGGGGCAAAAAAGTTCTCAATCCGTTTTCAAAAGAAATTCCGATTTCACTCCAAAGAAAACTGGGAGAACATCTTCCTGAAATTCTTGGTTTATCTCCAAAAATGTCCCGTCTGGATGCGAGCGAACATCCGTTTTCCACTTCGCTCGGCGGTAAGGACAAGCGAATCACCACTCGATACGATTTGAAGGATCCGCTTTCTTCTATATTCAGTATTTTGCATGAAACAGGACATTCTCTCTATGAGGCGGGAATTTCCGAAATACAAGGCGGGCCTTCTTCTTTGCATGATTCGGTCTCCTTGGGAGTTCACGAATCTCAAAGCAGACTCTGGGAAAATCAAGTCGGCAGGTCGAGAGAATTTTGGGAAATGTATTATCCGATTTTTCTAAACACGTTGGAGTTAAAGGAATCGGAATTGAGTTTTACAAAACTTTTTTCTTATATCAATCAGTCTTCTCCTTCTTTGATTCGGGTGGAAGCCGATCAGATCACATACAATCTTCATATCATTTTACGTTTTGAAATTGAGAGAGCGCTGATCAACGGCAAAATTCAAGTCTCTGAACTTCCCGATCTTTGGAATTCCAAAATGAAAGAAATGTTCGATATCGAAGTTCCTGGAGACCGGGAAGGAATTCTTCAGGACGTTCATTGGAGCGGTGGGGCGTTTGGTTATTTCCCGACTTATACTTTGGGGAATATTTATTCTGCTCAGCTTTACCAGGCTTTTTCCAATGAGAATCCGAACTTTAAAACGCAAGTCGTAGAAAAGAAAGACTTTTCTTCTCTTCTCAGTTGGCTCAGAAAGAATGTCCATTGGAAAGGAAAATTTTATTCGGCTGAAGATCTGATTCGATCGGCTACGGATTCAAGTCCGGATTCTTCCCACTTAGTAAACTATCTTGAAAAAAAACTGATCGAATTGGAATCGATGAATCATGGAAGATAA
- the lpxD gene encoding UDP-3-O-(3-hydroxymyristoyl)glucosamine N-acyltransferase — translation MPQYTLSNLAKKISGSKIANSTAPESVLIDKVTPIRPGAISAISFLSNKKMLSEVKNTLSSVILTTEELAKEISIPCLIVPNPELSLAEVLDCIYPPYVPSGKISSTAILHPTAKLGEGVTIGEYVTIGENSVIGAGCYLEDGVKISRNVTIGENSHIGPNSSIQHGVIIGKRFNCSGNCSIGGDGFKFVYANGIHNKIPQVGTVRIGDDVEIGSLCTIDRGGLEDTIVGDGCKFDNMVHVAHNCVLGKNIIIAGQSGVAGSTIVEDDVIIGGACAVADHLHVPAGTIIAGGTSLRNSPKKKDIFVGWDYGLTFPEFQKVRVNIHNLVNFQKWAKRIKDLEKHAGITVETKD, via the coding sequence ATGCCCCAATATACGCTCTCTAACCTTGCAAAAAAAATCAGTGGATCAAAGATTGCAAATTCCACCGCTCCCGAATCTGTCCTGATCGATAAGGTCACTCCGATCCGTCCGGGAGCGATTTCCGCCATTAGCTTTCTTTCTAATAAGAAAATGTTATCCGAAGTTAAAAACACTCTATCAAGTGTGATTTTAACGACGGAAGAACTTGCAAAAGAAATTTCCATTCCATGTCTTATCGTTCCCAATCCGGAACTAAGTTTGGCGGAAGTTTTAGATTGTATCTATCCACCTTATGTCCCTTCTGGAAAAATTTCTTCCACGGCGATCCTACATCCGACGGCGAAGTTGGGAGAAGGAGTTACGATAGGCGAATACGTGACTATCGGAGAAAATTCGGTTATCGGCGCGGGATGTTATCTCGAGGATGGAGTAAAGATTTCGCGTAACGTAACAATTGGAGAAAATTCGCATATCGGACCGAACTCTTCGATTCAACACGGAGTTATCATCGGAAAAAGATTTAACTGTTCCGGGAACTGCTCCATCGGCGGAGACGGGTTTAAGTTTGTTTATGCAAACGGGATCCACAATAAGATTCCGCAAGTCGGAACCGTAAGAATTGGCGATGACGTTGAAATCGGTTCTCTCTGTACCATAGACAGAGGCGGATTGGAGGATACGATCGTCGGAGACGGTTGCAAGTTTGATAATATGGTTCACGTTGCGCACAACTGTGTTCTCGGGAAAAACATCATCATTGCAGGGCAAAGCGGAGTCGCGGGAAGTACGATCGTAGAAGACGATGTAATCATTGGAGGGGCCTGCGCGGTTGCCGATCACCTTCACGTCCCAGCGGGAACGATCATCGCAGGCGGAACCTCGCTCCGAAATTCACCGAAGAAAAAGGACATTTTTGTGGGTTGGGATTACGGTCTGACTTTTCCTGAGTTTCAGAAGGTTCGGGTCAATATTCACAATCTCGTCAACTTTCAAAAATGGGCCAAAAGAATTAAGGATTTGGAAAAACACGCCGGAATTACGGTGGAAACAAAGGATTGA
- a CDS encoding FAD-binding oxidoreductase: MKPIREPQINLFKKSNPLKAKVVSNTLLTPEPGTGKRPKKEGEALVHRITLALDHSAYPYVIGQSGGVIPPGEDPEKKAKGLADAGYTVRLYSIASPSYSFGMKEDNIEFIIKRDNVYDENGNLQHKGVCSNYICDLKPGDEVTMTGPSGKKFLLPITDFSGDIMFLATGTGIAPFIGMSEELLEHKLINFTGNITLVYGAPYSDELVLMDYLRGLESKFKNFKLVTAISREEKNPFDGGRMYISHRVREQEEAVKKILNGGGRFYICGGPKGMEKGVIEEIQKIAGNNGTYEEFKHHLEGAHQLFVETY; the protein is encoded by the coding sequence ATGAAACCAATCAGAGAACCCCAGATCAATCTATTTAAAAAATCAAATCCGCTCAAGGCAAAGGTGGTCAGCAATACTCTACTGACTCCGGAACCTGGAACCGGAAAAAGACCCAAAAAAGAAGGGGAAGCTCTCGTTCATAGAATCACTCTTGCTCTGGATCATTCCGCTTATCCGTATGTGATCGGTCAGAGCGGAGGCGTGATTCCTCCAGGAGAAGATCCGGAGAAAAAAGCGAAGGGATTGGCGGACGCGGGTTATACCGTTAGACTTTACTCGATCGCCTCCCCAAGTTATTCTTTCGGAATGAAAGAGGACAACATCGAGTTTATCATCAAACGGGATAACGTTTATGATGAGAACGGAAATCTCCAACACAAAGGTGTTTGTTCGAATTATATTTGCGATCTGAAACCGGGTGACGAAGTTACAATGACCGGACCTTCCGGTAAAAAATTTCTTTTACCGATTACCGATTTTAGCGGAGACATCATGTTTCTGGCTACAGGAACCGGGATCGCTCCTTTTATCGGAATGAGCGAAGAACTTTTAGAGCACAAACTTATCAACTTTACCGGCAATATTACTCTTGTTTATGGTGCGCCTTATTCCGACGAACTTGTGTTAATGGATTATCTCAGAGGTTTAGAATCCAAGTTTAAAAATTTTAAACTGGTGACCGCAATTTCCAGAGAAGAGAAAAATCCTTTTGACGGTGGAAGAATGTATATTTCTCACAGAGTGCGCGAACAAGAAGAAGCTGTGAAAAAGATTCTGAACGGAGGCGGTCGTTTTTATATCTGCGGCGGTCCGAAAGGAATGGAAAAAGGAGTGATCGAGGAAATCCAAAAGATCGCGGGAAATAACGGAACTTACGAAGAATTCAAACATCACCTCGAAGGCGCTCATCAATTGTTCGTAGAAACATACTGA
- a CDS encoding transcriptional coactivator p15/PC4 family protein — translation MGVIRDVDKGRGEVIRVEVSEYKGIKYLNLRVWYTDKDGEKKPTQKGIAIPPELYDEIREAVIEAESEVKG, via the coding sequence ATGGGTGTGATCCGCGATGTAGATAAAGGTCGAGGAGAAGTGATTCGAGTCGAGGTATCCGAATATAAAGGAATAAAATATCTCAATCTTAGAGTTTGGTATACGGACAAAGACGGGGAAAAAAAACCCACACAAAAGGGAATCGCGATTCCTCCTGAACTCTACGACGAAATCCGAGAAGCAGTCATCGAAGCGGAGAGCGAAGTCAAAGGTTAA